Proteins encoded in a region of the Rutidosis leptorrhynchoides isolate AG116_Rl617_1_P2 chromosome 9, CSIRO_AGI_Rlap_v1, whole genome shotgun sequence genome:
- the LOC139865888 gene encoding peptidyl-prolyl cis-trans isomerase CYP19-3, with product MANPKVFFDILIGKMKAGRVIMELFADVTPKTAENFRALCTGEKGLGASGKPLHYKGSAFHRIIPNFMCQGGDFTRGNGTGGESIYGAKFADENFKLKHMGPGTLSMANAGPNTNGSQFFICTAETSWLDGKHVVFGKVVDGYSVVKEMEKVGSGGGTTSSSVVIEDCGEVKEN from the coding sequence ATGGCCAACCCAAAGGTTTTTTTCGACATACTAATCGGCAAGATGAAAGCTGGCCGAGTAATTATGGAACTATTTGCTGATGTCACTCCAAAAACAGCCGAAAATTTCCGAGCCCTTTGTACTGGTGAGAAAGGACTCGGGGCATCTGGTAAACCATTACACTACAAAGGGTCCGCATTTCACCGTATCATTCCAAATTTCATGTGCCAAGGTGGCGATTTCACTAGAGGTAATGGGACCGGAGGTGAGTCTATCTACGGTGCAAAGTTTGCAGATGAGAATTTCAAGCTCAAGCACATGGGCCCAGGTACTCTTTCCATGGCTAATGCAGGCCCAAATACAAATGGGTCACAGTTTTTTATTTGCACTGCGGAGACTTCATGGCTTGATGGGAAGCACGTGGTGTTTGGGAAGGTAGTTGATGGTTATAGCGTTGTGAAAGAAATGGAGAAAGTTGGAAGTGGTGGTGGTACTACTTCATCAAGTGTCGTTATCGAAGATTGTGGCGAGGTTAAGGAGAATTGA
- the LOC139869349 gene encoding serine/threonine-protein phosphatase PP1 isozyme 3-like, which translates to MEKAVVDSIIRRLLEVKGRPGKQVQLTEPEIKQLCVVSRDIFLKQPNLLELEAPIKICGDIHGQYSDLLRLFEYGGLPPRANYLFLGDYVDRGKQSLETICLLLAYKIKYPNNFFLLRGNHECASINRIYGFYDECKRRYNVKLWKTFSDCFNCLPVAALVDEKILCMHGGLSPDLKNLDQIRNLKRPTDVPDSGLLCDLLWSDPCKEVRGWGMNDRGVSFTFGADIVTEFLQRHDLDLVCRAHQVVEDGYEFFANRQLVTVFSAPNYCGEFDNAGAMMSVDDTLMCSFQILKPAEKKSKFNSGINFFGSTTTAKPGNKPYVGSRV; encoded by the exons ATGGAAAAAGCTGTTGTTGATAGTATAATTCGGAGGTTGCTTGAAGTGAAAGGGAGACCTGGGAAACAAGTGCAGCTTACTGAACCAGAAATTAAACAACTTTGTGTTGTTTCAAGAGATATTTTCTTGAAACAACCTAATTTGTTAGAACTTGAAGCACCCATCAAGATTTGTG GTGACATCCACGGTCAATATTCTGATTTATTGCGCCTATTCGAATACGGTGGATTACCCCCTCGTGCCAATTACTTATTCCTCGGTGATTATGTTGACCGAGGGAAACAAAGCCTTGAAACAATATGCCTTTTACTCGCCTACAAAATAAAATACCCGAATAACTTCTTCCTTTTGCGTGGTAACCACGAATGTGCATCTATAAACCGTATATACGGATTCTACGATGAATGTAAACGACGATACAATGTTAAATTATGGAAGACATTTTCGGATTGTTTCAATTGCTTACCTGTTGCGGCTCTTGTTGATGAGAAGATTTTGTGCATGCATGGCGGACTTTCGCCCGACCTTAAAAATTTGGATCAAATTAGAAACTTGAAGCGACCTACTGATGTGCCAGATAGTGGTTTGCTTTGTGATCTTCTGTGGTCAGACCCGTGTAAAGAAGTTAGGGGATGGGGGATGAACGATCGTGGTGTTTCGTTTACTTTTGGGGCTGATATTGTAACCGAGTTTCTTCAGAGACACGACTTGGATCTTGTCTGCCGTGCTCATCAG GTAGTAGAAGATGGATACGAATTCTTTGCGAATCGGCAACTTGTAACAGTGTTTTCTGCACCAAACTATTGTGGGGAGTTTGATAATGCCGGTGCGATGATGAGTGTTGATGACACGCTTATGTGCTCCTTCCAAATTTTAAAACCTGCTGAAAAAAAGTCAAAGTTCAACTCTGGTATCAATTTCTTTGGGTCCACAACTACCGCTAAACCTGGAAACAAG CCTTATGTGGGATCAAGAGTATGA